A DNA window from Rhipicephalus sanguineus isolate Rsan-2018 chromosome 8, BIME_Rsan_1.4, whole genome shotgun sequence contains the following coding sequences:
- the LOC119403107 gene encoding uncharacterized protein LOC119403107: MRSLPEDLAIQYRKRKKTGADAADSAVQSRDEKVKAILKFLQVEVESREESRASREKATSGRPLTNRKAADTSSPPHLPSALALTARSSSPGATSRPAQTICPLCGISGHLTRDCRAALSAEEKHQRLSSNSCCFRCGKKGHIARSCRTAAWLKCDRCSGRHISALCDIWGRRGFDSPQSTGAETRNAATQREEHVTTAPASSTRSSSVLLQTATVWASGTRGCVPVRLLLDTGSQRTFIRKDLSQQLCLPSTGYEEMDVYTFGGSKHPRHYQCRRVNVTLCGRIEPIVVDVEALEVPEVSTVKGPALEPNVINMMRDRNLTLADEVQGHQPRDSTISVLIGSDHYWRVVTGRVERFTDNLCAVETIFGWIVQGMCANTYFPSTPRNISATALFLACSDDWRTEVRPGGVSEMRRLDAIGITDGQEDDVSQHLALVHFRSTIHKSAGRYVVPLMIKTPGLTSCTNRSVAETRLKRQLQRFEHDPEVLKEYHATTSECFDEGHAERVVPSAPLHQPHHAVVRREAVPTKVRAVFDASSHEYGEPSLDDMLDKGIDWEEPLPPDVEDLWKKTASEHSQLSGLRIPRCLSLTSQDQGGVTADDHPVTQLCVEPEEARALTRSHLPTSKHVEGLPARTCDCWHGSTMQYSRRRVKHKELFRLWKQRKKACASSAPIAANHRLRRDCAFVSSSM, from the coding sequence atgcgctcattgccagaggaccTGGCGATCCAGTACCGAAAACGCAAAAAGACCGGCGCAGACGCCGCGGACTCTGCAGTCCAATCGAGAGACGAGAAAGTCAAGGCGATCCTGAAGTTCCTTCAAGTGGAAGTCGAAAGTAGAGAGGAGAGTCGAGCGTCACGCGAGAAAGCCACTTCAGGGAGACCGTTGACGAACCGCAAGGCTGCGGACACCTCATCACCGCCACATCTACCGTCCGCTCTAGCCCTGACAGCACGGTCATCATCGCCAGGTGCCACTTCAAGGCCTGCACAGACAATATGTCCCCTCTGCGGCATATCAGGCCACCTGACGCGTGATTGCCGGGCCGCCCTATCCGCAGAAGAAAAACACCAGCGCCTTTCCAGCAATAGCTGCTGCTTCAGGTGCGGGAAGAAAGGGCACATTGCTCGCAGTTGCCGAACCGCAGCCTGGCTTAAGTGCGACCGGTGCTCAGGACGCCATATTTCTGCTCTTTGCGACATCTGGGGCCGACGAGGATTCGACAGTCCACAATCGACTGGAGCTGAAACCCGAAATGCGGCCACACAGCGAGAAGAGCACGTAACAACGGCTCCTGCTAGCAGCACGCGTTCGTCGTCGGTGTTGCTACAAACAGCCACAGTGTGGGCATCCGGAACCCGTGGCTGTGTGCCAGTGCGACTgctgcttgacaccggcagccaacgaaCGTTCATCCGAAAAGACTTGTCGCAGCAGCTTTGCCTGCCTTCCACTGGATATGAAGAGATGGATGTCTATACATTCGGCGGGTCAAAGCACCCACGACATTATCAGTGCCGAAGGGTGAACGTCACGCTCTGTGGACGTATTGAGCCAATCGTCGTCGATGTTGAAGCTCTGGAGGTACCAGAGGTCAGCACCGTAAAGGGTCCAGCTTTAGAGCCAAACGTCATCAATATGATGCGTGACCGCAATTTGACCTTGGCTGACGAAGTTCAAGGGCACCAACCTCGAGACTCCACGATAAGCGTTTTGATCGGTTCAGATCACTACTGGAGGGTAGTGACCGGACGCGTCGAGCGCTTCACCGACAATCTGTGTGCAGTTGAGACTATATTTGGCTGGATCGTTCAAGGAATGTGCGCTAACACCTATTTTCCTTCGACACCGCGTAACATCAGTGCAACTGCCTTGTTCCTGGCTTGTTCCGACGACTGGCGCACTGAAGTCCGACCTGGAGGCGTATCAGAGATGCGGCGCTTGGACGCCATCGGTATAACTGACggacaagaagacgacgtcaGCCAGCACCTAGCGCTCGTCCACTTTCGTAGCACAATACACAAGAGCGCAGGACGCTACGTCGTGCCGCTCATGATCAAGACGCCAGGTCTCACGTCTTGTACTAACCGAAGTGTGGCTGAAACCAGGCTCAAGCGTCAGCTTCAGCGGTTCGAACATGACCCAGAAGTTCTGAAGGAGTACCATGCCACCACCAGCGAGTGCTTTGATGAAGGCCATGCAGAGCGAGTAGTGCCGTCTGCACCCCTTCACCAGCCTCATCATGCGGTAGTCCGACGTGAGGCCGTGCCTACAAAGGTCCGCGCCGTGTTCGATGCCTCATCCCACGAATACGGTGAACCGTCTTTGGACGACATGCTCGACAAAGGCATCGATTGGGAGGAGCCTCTACCacctgacgtcgaggacttgtggAAGAAGACGGCATCGGAACATTCTCAGCTTTCTGGCCTTCGCATTCCACGTTGCCTCTCACTGACATCTCAAGATCAGGGAGGCGTGACAGCAGATGACCACCCTGTAACGCAACTCTGCGTGGAACCCGAAGAAGCACGGGCGCTGACACGATCGCACCTCCCAACCAGCAAGCACGTCGAGGGGCTACCAGCAAGAACTTGCGACTGTTGGCATGGTTCCACCATGCAGTACTCGCGAAGGCGTGTGAAACACAAGGAGCTTTTCCGACtgtggaaacaaagaaagaaggcttgCGCCTCGAGCGCTCCGATCGCTGCGAACCATCGTCTTCGTCGCGACTGCGCGTTTGTGTCTTCGTCAATGTAA